Part of the Candidatus Brocadia sinica JPN1 genome, ACTCATAGATGCACCGTGTTCCAATACGGGAGTACTTTCACGTCGCGTGGAAGCCCGGTGGCGGTTAAAAGAAAGCGATATAAATAAACTTGCCGCCCTCCAATACTCTATACTAAAAACGGGCGCCTCTTTGCTAAAATCTAACGGCTATCTGGTGTATAGCACCTGCAGTATCGAACCAGAAGAAAATCAGGGTATAATAAAAAAATTTATGGGTAGTGAGCCCCAATTTTCCCTGGACGCAGAGGAGCACTATTTACCCGACATGGATAAAGGGGATGGAGGATACATGGCAAGGCTTTGCAAAAGGCAGGTTTATAGCTACTAACCGTTTAAAGCCTCAACAGCCCGTTAGATTATTTCCGGCATTTCCTGGACCGATGATGCTCCCTTCTGAGCAAAAGATGGCTTTGCCACCACCAATAGTCATCATAGTAATAGTAGGGATAAGGATCGTAGTATCTTTTTTCAATTACCGGCCAGAGGTATATTTCTTTCACATGAATCAGTGGATAGGCGTACTCTGTTTTGTCCAGAGGCAAAATCTTCTTTCCCCGAACTTCTCCTGCAATTGTAACAGCCCGCTCCTTCGCGTATACGTATGTATCCAGGTAGCGGCTGTCAAGCGCCAGAAATCTTCCTTCGGTTTCGTCAACCTCTTTCGGCTGCCCACGGAAACCAGCAGGGCGCTGTAATACTTGCAATAGAGTCCCCTCCGCAGTGTTTTTGGCTTCGATAATGATGCCACTGAAAATCATCGTTTGACCTTTGTAACGTTCAGGATCGCTGAGTACATCCTTAAAAGTAACATCTGGCCTTGCTTGATCCCTGACTTGCTTCGATATAACCGGTGCGCAACCAGCCATGGAAAATAATACTACAAACATCATTGATTGAGGAAATGTAAAGTATTTACTACTTATCATCATGTATTCACTTTCTCATGACTGTTTGTACTCTGGAAATTATTACCTGCATATTTTTCATAGTAACCGCAGGAACCCATGCTTATCCACTCCTCCGGTTGTGCAAGATGTCTTGGTTAGTAATACGGATAGCGGCTTCTCCACCACCAATAGTCATGATAGTAATAATCACGGCTTGGATAATTTTTTTCAACTGGCCAGAGGTATATCTCTTTCACAGAAATCAGGGGATAGGAGTACTCTATTTGTCCCAACGGTAGCGTCCTCCTTCCCTGAATCTCCCCCGCAATCGTAACGGACCGTCCTTTGGCAAATACATCCACATCGAGATAGCGATTGTCAATCGCAAGAAACCTTCCTCCTGTTTCGTCCGCATCTTTAGGTTTCCCTCGGTAACCAGCAGGACATTGCAATACTTCTAATAAGGTTCCTTCTTTGGTATTTTTGGTCTCGATAATGATACCGCTTAAGATAATCATCCGGCCTTTGTATTGTTCAGGGTCGCTCAGTACCTCTCTGAAAACAATGTCTGGTCTGGCCTGGTCCCTGGCTTGCTTCGATATAACCGGTGCACAGCCAGACAGCGACAACAAGAAGATAATCAGCATTGAATGAGAAAAACTGAAGCATTCGCCTCTTTTTATCATTTTTATTACCCTCCATTCAGAGACATTCGCGCTTTTGAATTATCGTGTTATTACTCTTATTATATTAACGGTTGGTAATAATGTCATCAACAAGATTGTTAAGCAAAAACGATATGGTACTCCCTTCAGGTACAAGAAATTTGAATCCGGGAAAAAAAGTTTGTTTTAAGTCATTTATAGATTTATAATTTGTCATTTAGAATTTCAAATGATTATTTCATTGATGGGAGACATATCATCGAACACATTCATAGTATAGATTATTATCATATCGAAGATGAACATGGCCACAAACATGAGTATAGGGCTCACGAACGAAAGAAACTCATTCTGGCGAGTGTGATTACCGGCAGCATCTTTATCGTAGAAGTTATCGGGGGATTTATTACTAATAGCCTTGCCTTGATTAGTGACGCAGGTCACATGCTTACTCACCTCTTTGCACTGTTGGTAAGCCTGTTTGCGTTATTCTTCGCAGCAAAACCTCCTACTGAAAAAAAGACCTATGGCTTTTACCGTTTAGAAATATTAGCAGCCTTGTTTAATGGTATAACCCTTTTTGTGATCACCTTGTGGATATTTTATGAGGCTTACCAACGCTTTACGCATCCGGAGACCATATCAAGCGGCAAGATGTTTATCGTGGCCATGATGGGTTTAATCGCCAATATAGGCTGTGTCTACATCCTAAAAGGGGGTGGGGACGGACATGAGCACAGCCTGAATGTCAGGGCAGCATTTCTGCATATGCTGGGTGACACTTTTTCTTCCTTCGGCGTCATCATCGGGGCCATTATCATTTATTATACCAACTGGTTTATTGTCGACCCCATCATTAGCGTCATGATCTGCGTACTCATCCTGATCTGGTCTTATAAACTGATAATGGAATCCGTTGACATTCTCTTGGAAGCAACGCCGAAGGGGATCAATATTGAAGAAGTTATTGCCAGCCTCAGACAGATTCCCGGTGTTGACGACGCCCACGACATCCATGTCTGGACCATTACCTCTGGTATGTATTCCATGAGTGGCCATATTGATACGAAAGATATGATGATCAGCGAAACCACCAGGCTTTCCAAAGAAATTAACCGCATCCTTGGTGAAAAATTTAAGATTGGCCATGCGGTAATTCAGTTTGGATGTGAGTGCAAAATCAACCACTCGCACGACAACCATAATCATAGTTAATGCCCTATAAAAACGACTTCCATTGAGGCCTTTTGTCCTGCGGCAGAAAAGATGATATTTGTGACGCCCGGTGAAATACCGTGTACGATAAATATTGCCTTGCCAACCGGGTCAGTCAATGCCTCCGGAGTAACCGTCGCAACCGTTGGAGAAGTGCTTGTTGCTGTGACTTTTATACCAAAGAGCGGACCTTCCTGCCTATCCAATAATTTAACAAATACTTTATCCTCAGAACCTGAATGAACACTCAGCTTATGAGGGCTTACAATAATTCTCACCTCTTCCTCATAGCGAGGCGTTTGTGCACAAGAACTCAGCAAAATGATACCAAGCCAAAGTAAAGAAAAATACTGGGCCCTCTGATTGAGCAATTTCACGGTATTACCTCCTCTGATAAAAATCAATAATAAACGGGTCATTTCTTCACCAAACCATATGGACTCTGTTGAGAGTTCTCCTGCTACTGCCAAATCAATATCCGGTGTGTTTTTTTCAGAGGATTACCATATTTGCTGATACATGTCAATGGTCTTTGTAATTTTCAGGGTATTGCATGCATGTAAAAATATTTTTCATAAGAAGCCCAAGGTAAATTTACCTTGCAATTTTACCCCTGTTTGTATAACTTAAATAAATCTTAAGGAACATCCATGAGCACAGGATAAATTCATCAGCTATCTGATATCAGCAAAGACGTCCGATTGATCACTGGTGTGAATTTTAACTTCTGTTTAACCAACCTGCCTGTGTGTTGAGTCCCCCTGCGTGCGGTTCATCCGTACTGGCCCGACTCCTGCAGGTAAGAAATTTTTCAACAACTGATTTTACTAGTTTTCCCCATGGCGTTTACCATCGAAAACCTCAAGGAATCAGATGTGGAGGCGGCCGTTGACCTTTTTCGTCTCGTTATAGATGAATTACACGCAAGGAGCCCTGAGGTGGAACGTCTGCACTTCAAGGACATTTATCCTGTGGAAGAGGTCAAGGAGCGCCTCAACAACAAAGAATGCGTCTATCTTGTTGGTAAGGAAGATGGCGAGGTAGTGGGTTTTGTGTTCGCCTGGGTGTCGGAGGGTGTGGGGAATTTACACTGGATGGGTTTGGCGCCGGGATCCAGGAAAAAGGGATACGGGGATAAACTCCTGGGGGAAATGATAAGGCGCTTCGTGGAAAAGGGCTGTCATGAAGCAAAGCTGTTTACCTATCCTTCCGAAAAGGCAACATATCACCTTTTTCAAAAGCACGGATTTAAAGAGGTATCCTTCATTGATCGCAGATTTTTTGGAACGAGCATCATTCTCATGGTGCGGAAGATTACCCCAATCCCGGAGGAATTTAAAGCAAAAAAGATTGTGCTGGCCGGGGAGGCTGGGCAGGGCATTAAACTCATGGCTCATGCCCTTGCCAACATCCTGGCCAAATTAGGGAAAGAGGTTGCCCTGAATCTTGTCTATGATGCCGCCGTACGCGGTGGTAACATTCGGGCTGAGATTGTATATTCTGATGAACCGGTCGACGTTCCTTTTTTTGAGGAGGCCGACATCGGACTTCAACTTTCAAAAACGCCGGATCCTGCGGTATGTGCCAAACATGTGCTTATCGAGGCGTCTGCCTGCGAAGGGGAATGCAAAAAATGTGAACTCCGCTGCCCTGTGAGTGACCGTGTCCCTTTTGAGAAACTTGCTGTAGAGCAGTTTAACAGTCCCATTTTTGTCAATATGATTGCCCTGGGCAGATTGTTGAGCAAGATTGGTATTAATATTGAAACGGTAAATTTTGCCGCTGAATTTCCTTCACAGTTTCTCGATGAAAACATAAAGGCAATACGCTATGGTTACACGTACCAGGATTAGCGCCTCTGAAATAATTGAAAAGGTATCTCATCTTTGCAGGGATGCCAATTTCAATTTGAATGTGGATGTCCTTGATGCGTTGAGAGACTCATATGAGGCCGAGGGGTCCCCCGTCGCAAAAGAGGTATTTGCAGAATTATTAGAAAATGCAAAAATAGCCCGTGAATGCCAGATGCCTATATGTCAGGACACGGGGGTTGCCGTTGTCTTTGTTGAGGCGGGAGAGCATGTGGAGATTGCGGGAGGGCATCTTTACCAGGCCATCCACGAAGGTGTTCGCCAGGGATATGAAAAGGGTTTTTTGAGAAAATCCATGGTTGCAGACCCCTTCAGCCGGGTCAACACCGGGAATAACACGCCGGCCATTATTCATACGGAACTTGTCCCCGGAGATCGCTTAAAGATTACCTTCATGGCAAAGGGCGGTGGCTGTGAAAACATGAGCCGGATTGCTATGTTAACACCGGCCGATGGCAGGACAGGAGTGATTAATTTTGTGGTAGAAACCGTAAAGATAGCGAGGGCTAATCCTTGTCCCCCCATTAT contains:
- a CDS encoding Slp family lipoprotein, giving the protein MMISSKYFTFPQSMMFVVLFSMAGCAPVISKQVRDQARPDVTFKDVLSDPERYKGQTMIFSGIIIEAKNTAEGTLLQVLQRPAGFRGQPKEVDETEGRFLALDSRYLDTYVYAKERAVTIAGEVRGKKILPLDKTEYAYPLIHVKEIYLWPVIEKRYYDPYPYYYYDDYWWWQSHLLLRREHHRSRKCRK
- a CDS encoding Slp family lipoprotein produces the protein MIKRGECFSFSHSMLIIFLLSLSGCAPVISKQARDQARPDIVFREVLSDPEQYKGRMIILSGIIIETKNTKEGTLLEVLQCPAGYRGKPKDADETGGRFLAIDNRYLDVDVFAKGRSVTIAGEIQGRRTLPLGQIEYSYPLISVKEIYLWPVEKNYPSRDYYYHDYWWWRSRYPYY
- a CDS encoding cation diffusion facilitator family transporter, whose product is MSFRISNDYFIDGRHIIEHIHSIDYYHIEDEHGHKHEYRAHERKKLILASVITGSIFIVEVIGGFITNSLALISDAGHMLTHLFALLVSLFALFFAAKPPTEKKTYGFYRLEILAALFNGITLFVITLWIFYEAYQRFTHPETISSGKMFIVAMMGLIANIGCVYILKGGGDGHEHSLNVRAAFLHMLGDTFSSFGVIIGAIIIYYTNWFIVDPIISVMICVLILIWSYKLIMESVDILLEATPKGINIEEVIASLRQIPGVDDAHDIHVWTITSGMYSMSGHIDTKDMMISETTRLSKEINRILGEKFKIGHAVIQFGCECKINHSHDNHNHS
- a CDS encoding GNAT family N-acetyltransferase, producing MAFTIENLKESDVEAAVDLFRLVIDELHARSPEVERLHFKDIYPVEEVKERLNNKECVYLVGKEDGEVVGFVFAWVSEGVGNLHWMGLAPGSRKKGYGDKLLGEMIRRFVEKGCHEAKLFTYPSEKATYHLFQKHGFKEVSFIDRRFFGTSIILMVRKITPIPEEFKAKKIVLAGEAGQGIKLMAHALANILAKLGKEVALNLVYDAAVRGGNIRAEIVYSDEPVDVPFFEEADIGLQLSKTPDPAVCAKHVLIEASACEGECKKCELRCPVSDRVPFEKLAVEQFNSPIFVNMIALGRLLSKIGINIETVNFAAEFPSQFLDENIKAIRYGYTYQD
- a CDS encoding fumarate hydratase, whose amino-acid sequence is MVTRTRISASEIIEKVSHLCRDANFNLNVDVLDALRDSYEAEGSPVAKEVFAELLENAKIARECQMPICQDTGVAVVFVEAGEHVEIAGGHLYQAIHEGVRQGYEKGFLRKSMVADPFSRVNTGNNTPAIIHTELVPGDRLKITFMAKGGGCENMSRIAMLTPADGRTGVINFVVETVKIARANPCPPIIVGVGIGGTFDYAAMLAKKSLLRPLGTRPSDPDTAALEQEMLERINDSGIGAQGLGGWITALAVHVERYPCHIASLPVAVNIECHAHRVKTVVLGA